One window of Alteriqipengyuania lutimaris genomic DNA carries:
- a CDS encoding sulfotransferase family protein, with amino-acid sequence MSDPAHLPVYVEQPGRHLFVSMADPAAMDAAAPFFREGLPRDARDRSMAPLAQWLPRQVAPQPDYSDISVIFQVSRCGSTLLARNIAQHEDALVLSEPPFFAALHGRFAAIEQGPAAMRVSLAMLEPWRLRAKAMGKRLVLKLSSSLNPFMPALLEAMPGARALALHREPLAVLESLDRSPSVSLRAQGERQPSALLPELRPLEEDRSLLIAADRYIRSVSAMQTAPDTVLRVDYDDLADAYPDILDHLGLDRHGGPRWSSAGDAKARWVGQAREYTPAPGERLAGFAARHADLLAIVRRHHSPMARAREARRSTLHNPIENCA; translated from the coding sequence GTGAGCGATCCGGCGCATCTTCCGGTGTATGTGGAACAGCCGGGCAGGCATCTCTTCGTCTCGATGGCCGACCCTGCCGCGATGGATGCCGCCGCGCCGTTCTTCCGTGAGGGGCTGCCGCGCGATGCCCGGGACCGGAGCATGGCGCCGCTCGCCCAATGGTTGCCGAGGCAGGTCGCGCCGCAGCCCGACTATTCCGACATATCGGTCATCTTCCAGGTGTCGCGCTGCGGCTCCACGCTGCTCGCGCGCAATATCGCGCAGCACGAGGACGCGCTGGTGCTCAGCGAGCCGCCGTTCTTTGCGGCGCTGCATGGCCGCTTTGCCGCAATCGAACAGGGGCCCGCCGCGATGCGGGTGTCGCTCGCCATGCTCGAGCCCTGGCGGTTGCGGGCGAAGGCAATGGGCAAGCGGCTGGTTCTCAAACTCAGCAGCAGCCTCAATCCCTTCATGCCCGCGCTCCTCGAAGCGATGCCGGGTGCACGGGCCCTTGCGCTTCACCGCGAGCCGCTGGCGGTGCTCGAATCGCTCGACCGCAGTCCGAGCGTGAGCCTGCGGGCGCAAGGGGAGCGCCAGCCCTCCGCCCTCCTGCCCGAGCTGCGCCCGCTGGAGGAGGACCGGTCGCTTCTGATCGCGGCGGATCGCTACATCCGTTCGGTGTCCGCCATGCAGACCGCCCCCGACACCGTATTGCGCGTCGACTACGACGACCTCGCGGACGCGTATCCGGACATCCTCGACCATCTCGGCCTCGATCGACACGGGGGGCCGCGCTGGTCGAGCGCGGGCGATGCGAAGGCGCGCTGGGTCGGTCAGGCACGCGAATATACGCCAGCCCCCGGCGAAAGACTGGCAGGTTTCGCCGCGCGGCATGCCGATCTGCTCGCCAT
- a CDS encoding 2OG-Fe(II) oxygenase — translation MHEAARTRYATLDRIGDAHINAALLAQLDKKIASGTAPDEGHMMRANLLRRSGRIADAREAIRAHLAIDTMPDILAIPPGLKSENATSVAPLIVIDDLLPRDEMEALYRHACSLETKFGKAGISRRGGPYDPQKRETLWTANFEVKRQFFLDFIASNLARFQSALRMPTFTIEKSGIKLTNHVDGGFFNLHRDNLEGPNDAGRAITWLYYFGADPPRFSGGELFIFDSDPANGRAAENFFTKVVPRPNRFVAFPSWYFHAVGPTRVPGNRFADGRFAVSGHLWKPADTLEWTYP, via the coding sequence ATGCACGAAGCCGCCCGAACCCGGTACGCGACACTCGACCGCATCGGCGATGCGCATATCAACGCCGCGCTTCTCGCACAGCTCGACAAGAAGATCGCTTCCGGGACGGCCCCGGACGAAGGGCACATGATGCGCGCCAACCTCCTCCGGCGCAGCGGCAGGATCGCCGACGCGCGCGAGGCCATCCGCGCGCATCTGGCGATCGATACCATGCCGGACATTCTCGCGATCCCACCCGGGCTCAAAAGCGAGAACGCAACCAGCGTCGCGCCGCTGATCGTCATCGACGATCTGTTGCCGCGCGACGAGATGGAGGCGCTGTATCGTCATGCCTGTTCGCTGGAGACGAAGTTCGGCAAGGCCGGCATCTCGCGGCGGGGAGGCCCCTATGATCCGCAGAAGCGGGAAACTCTGTGGACCGCGAACTTCGAGGTGAAGCGCCAGTTCTTCCTCGACTTCATCGCAAGCAATCTCGCCCGTTTCCAGTCCGCGCTGCGCATGCCCACCTTCACCATCGAAAAGTCGGGCATCAAGCTGACCAACCATGTCGATGGCGGCTTCTTCAACCTGCATCGCGACAATCTGGAAGGGCCGAACGATGCCGGGCGCGCAATCACCTGGCTCTATTACTTCGGCGCCGATCCGCCGCGCTTCTCGGGCGGCGAGCTTTTCATATTCGATTCCGATCCGGCCAACGGCAGGGCGGCCGAGAATTTCTTCACCAAGGTCGTCCCACGGCCCAACCGCTTCGTCGCCTTCCCCAGCTGGTATTTTCACGCGGTCGGCCCGACGCGCGTGCCCGGCAACCGCTTTGCCGACGGGCGTTTCGCGGTCAGCGGCCATTTGTGGAAACCTGCCGACACGCTGGAATGGACCTACCCGTGA
- a CDS encoding PqqD family peptide modification chaperone, with product MESGASERVYVPAHDVLVSDIDDTKVLMSIERGQFVELNATGSAIWERLDGKKSVGEIVRELQTLYDIPQEACEAQVCAFLTDLRDHSLIAPVD from the coding sequence ATGGAATCAGGCGCGAGCGAGCGGGTCTATGTTCCGGCGCACGATGTGCTGGTCTCGGACATCGACGACACCAAAGTGCTCATGTCGATCGAGCGTGGCCAGTTCGTCGAGCTCAACGCCACGGGCAGCGCAATCTGGGAGCGGCTCGACGGCAAGAAATCGGTCGGAGAGATCGTGCGCGAGCTGCAGACGCTCTACGATATCCCGCAAGAGGCTTGCGAAGCGCAGGTCTGCGCATTCCTCACCGATCTGCGCGATCACAGCCTGATCGCACCCGTCGACTGA
- a CDS encoding phosphoenolpyruvate carboxykinase (ATP) yields MPRFRVHDLTIESELPLLLEADGASHASGDPVIVTAGSVPEKLAKPTIKRRYYEAAPGEVLMRTRGVGRMHIHEGRHIRYELASTGSAQDMAAHILGSGCAVIHQQRGRVALHGASICRDGRALLICGPSGAGKSTIAAHMLERDGTTLGDDVSVIGDAPQFLVHPGPPSTKLAEQSLAALPLYSCLPREGTCPSGKAIIGTASRFATAPVPLAGIVVIAKPGASREVDVRRLSATQALAELRENTFRKRCITDDVAPSLFARWNELANAIPVWRIARPAERDSRAEIVDIVEQLLAEARIRHAAIARSPRSGQGMEG; encoded by the coding sequence ATGCCACGTTTCCGCGTTCACGACCTGACGATCGAGAGCGAGCTGCCGCTTCTTCTGGAGGCGGATGGCGCGAGCCATGCTTCGGGCGATCCGGTCATCGTGACGGCGGGATCGGTTCCCGAAAAGCTGGCAAAACCGACGATTAAACGCCGGTATTACGAAGCCGCCCCCGGCGAGGTTCTGATGCGGACGCGCGGTGTGGGCCGCATGCATATCCACGAGGGCAGACACATACGTTACGAGCTTGCCTCCACCGGCAGCGCGCAGGACATGGCGGCGCATATTCTCGGCAGCGGATGCGCGGTGATCCACCAGCAGCGCGGCAGAGTGGCGCTGCACGGCGCGAGCATTTGCAGGGATGGCCGGGCACTGCTCATCTGCGGGCCATCGGGAGCGGGCAAATCGACCATCGCCGCGCATATGCTCGAACGGGACGGAACGACGCTGGGCGACGATGTCAGCGTCATCGGCGATGCGCCGCAATTCCTGGTCCACCCCGGTCCGCCGTCGACCAAGCTCGCCGAACAGTCGCTGGCCGCGCTTCCGCTTTACAGCTGTCTGCCGAGAGAAGGCACATGCCCCAGCGGCAAGGCCATTATCGGGACCGCAAGCCGCTTTGCCACCGCGCCCGTGCCGCTGGCGGGGATCGTGGTGATCGCGAAGCCCGGCGCAAGTCGCGAGGTGGACGTCAGGCGGCTGTCGGCCACACAGGCGCTCGCCGAGCTGCGCGAGAATACCTTCCGCAAACGCTGCATTACCGACGATGTCGCACCCTCGCTTTTCGCACGCTGGAACGAGCTGGCGAACGCGATCCCGGTCTGGCGGATAGCGCGCCCTGCCGAGCGTGACTCGCGCGCAGAAATCGTCGACATTGTCGAGCAGCTCCTGGCCGAAGCACGGATTCGGCACGCGGCGATCGCACGGTCGCCACGGTCGGGGCAGGGGATGGAAGGGTGA
- a CDS encoding asparagine synthetase B family protein yields MSMIFGVLARGAEPVRQEWRDAMERRASAWPADHAARHAASHGFVALRERSAFAGAASAGFASNAAHALVFDGRLDNRRELCTELELGQAHDAEIALAAFDRWGENFAARLIGDFAMAVMGESRPTLTLARDAMGVRPLFVAQTAQFVAFASNMDVLLALPFVDRTPDHSWLVDFLEAIRTDATNTPYRGIAIMPPAHAARHGDGEDRLAPHWSVPPLDTVLSITREEAVREYRRLFDQAVACRLPERGIAACELSGGLDSSSIAVTAAPLLVERGDPLLTLSHVNDPERSQGLPIVEEREEISSTLSVLPDGVEHCWLDTSPDSQIAVLGEMIAKHGGPQRRDFSSGQPRLAVMMEERDCRVLLSGHGGDECVTSHGAGYHESLAAAGAWQLLDRRVSWKARWLWRSAAGRAVLRARIVAAQRARIRSAPRFTLPTYKPDAQLLASRYAFPNRPAWGTFAERERAVITGSHIAHRTQDCAVGSGPSGFAHAYPMLDTRLVDFVLRLPDLLKQDGDHKRVLIRKAMEGRLPDRVRERTDKDGAVMPVALSGFHEGLDEFAALFSRCADHPLLSRLLDLKSLQASLGRYALTDKSQNPFGNQQIRRAAQLCLWVEEQDRMK; encoded by the coding sequence ATGAGCATGATTTTCGGCGTCTTGGCGCGCGGCGCGGAACCGGTCCGGCAGGAATGGCGTGACGCGATGGAAAGGCGCGCCTCGGCCTGGCCCGCAGATCACGCGGCAAGGCACGCCGCGAGCCACGGCTTCGTCGCCCTGCGCGAGCGGAGCGCTTTTGCAGGTGCGGCAAGCGCCGGTTTCGCGAGCAATGCAGCCCACGCGCTCGTGTTCGACGGTCGGCTCGACAATCGTCGCGAGCTCTGCACGGAGCTGGAGCTCGGGCAGGCGCACGATGCCGAGATTGCGCTGGCCGCTTTCGACCGTTGGGGCGAAAATTTCGCTGCGAGGCTGATCGGCGATTTCGCCATGGCCGTGATGGGCGAAAGCCGGCCGACGCTCACGCTGGCGCGCGATGCGATGGGGGTCCGCCCGCTGTTCGTGGCGCAGACAGCGCAATTCGTCGCCTTTGCGAGCAATATGGACGTGCTGCTCGCCCTGCCCTTCGTCGATCGCACGCCCGATCATTCCTGGCTGGTCGACTTTCTCGAAGCGATCCGCACCGACGCCACCAACACGCCCTATCGCGGGATCGCGATCATGCCGCCGGCGCATGCCGCGCGACATGGTGACGGGGAGGACCGGCTGGCGCCGCACTGGTCCGTGCCGCCGCTCGATACGGTGCTCTCCATCACGCGCGAAGAGGCGGTACGCGAATACCGCCGCCTGTTCGACCAGGCGGTCGCGTGCCGCCTGCCCGAAAGGGGCATCGCTGCGTGCGAGCTGAGCGGCGGCCTCGATTCCTCCAGCATCGCGGTCACCGCGGCGCCCTTGCTGGTCGAACGCGGCGATCCCCTGCTCACGCTCTCCCACGTGAATGATCCCGAACGTTCGCAGGGATTGCCGATCGTCGAGGAGCGGGAAGAGATTTCCTCGACCCTTTCCGTGCTGCCCGATGGCGTCGAGCACTGCTGGCTCGACACGAGCCCGGATTCGCAAATCGCAGTGCTGGGAGAGATGATCGCCAAGCACGGCGGCCCGCAGCGGCGCGATTTCAGTAGCGGCCAGCCTCGGCTTGCCGTCATGATGGAAGAGCGCGACTGCCGCGTGCTGCTGTCCGGTCATGGCGGGGACGAATGCGTGACCTCGCATGGCGCAGGCTATCATGAGAGCCTTGCGGCGGCCGGTGCGTGGCAGCTGCTTGACCGGCGGGTGAGCTGGAAAGCACGCTGGCTGTGGCGCAGCGCAGCCGGTCGCGCAGTGCTGCGGGCGCGGATCGTGGCGGCGCAACGCGCGCGCATTCGCTCCGCCCCGCGCTTCACGCTGCCGACCTACAAGCCCGATGCTCAGCTTCTGGCGAGCAGGTATGCCTTTCCCAATCGACCGGCCTGGGGCACTTTCGCCGAGCGCGAGCGGGCCGTGATTACGGGATCGCATATTGCGCACCGGACGCAGGATTGTGCGGTCGGCAGCGGGCCGAGCGGCTTTGCCCATGCCTATCCCATGCTCGACACGCGGCTGGTGGATTTCGTCCTGCGGCTCCCGGATCTCCTCAAGCAGGATGGGGATCACAAGCGTGTGCTGATCCGCAAGGCGATGGAGGGCCGCCTGCCCGATCGGGTGCGGGAGCGAACCGACAAAGATGGCGCGGTCATGCCGGTCGCGCTCTCCGGCTTCCATGAAGGGCTGGACGAATTTGCCGCGCTGTTCTCTCGATGCGCCGATCATCCGCTTTTGTCGCGCCTGCTCGATCTGAAGAGCCTGCAAGCATCTCTCGGTCGTTACGCGCTTACCGACAAATCGCAAAACCCGTTCGGGAACCAACAGATCCGGCGCGCTGCGCAGCTCTGCTTGTGGGTCGAAGAACAGGACCGCATGAAATGA
- the wecC gene encoding UDP-N-acetyl-D-mannosamine dehydrogenase, whose protein sequence is MTKDAPTVAVIGLGYIGLPTAAIIARSGCEVVGVDTSQTIVETINRGDIHIEEVDLDGLVQAVVARGSLRATTQVPVADVYVIAVPTPFEKDEAHTPDTGYVMAAADAIAPVLQAGALVIVESTCPVGTTSAVRDRLAALRPDLAMPGIAAGTPDIAVAYCPERVLPGRILEELVHNDRSVGGITPRCARKALAFYKRFVRGECVTTDARSAEMTKLVENAFRDVNIAFANELSIIADKQGLDVWEVIRLANRHPRVNILQPGPGVGGHCIAVDPWFIVHGAPEDSRVIRTAREVNDAKMHHVLEQASRMIADNPGVPVACLGLAFKANIDDFRESPARFIAARLARKFGERVNIVEPYARQLPVEFGDTGARLVDIDTALETCGILIVLVDHDLFRSIPAAERADALVYDTRGIWGGERRSEGGPTRLRLAS, encoded by the coding sequence ATGACGAAGGATGCACCGACCGTCGCCGTGATTGGGCTCGGCTATATCGGCCTGCCGACTGCTGCGATCATCGCGCGCAGCGGATGTGAAGTCGTTGGCGTCGATACCTCGCAAACGATCGTCGAGACGATCAATCGCGGCGATATCCATATCGAGGAAGTCGATCTCGACGGACTGGTCCAGGCGGTGGTTGCGCGCGGCAGCTTGCGCGCAACGACGCAGGTGCCGGTCGCCGACGTCTATGTCATTGCGGTGCCGACCCCGTTCGAAAAGGACGAGGCGCACACGCCCGACACCGGCTACGTGATGGCGGCGGCGGATGCGATCGCGCCGGTGTTGCAGGCCGGCGCGCTGGTGATCGTCGAATCGACCTGCCCGGTGGGCACGACCAGCGCCGTGCGCGACCGGCTGGCGGCCCTGCGGCCCGACCTCGCGATGCCCGGCATTGCTGCCGGCACCCCCGATATCGCGGTTGCCTATTGCCCCGAGCGCGTGCTTCCCGGGCGGATCCTCGAAGAGCTGGTCCATAACGACCGCTCGGTCGGCGGCATCACCCCCCGTTGTGCGCGAAAGGCGCTGGCCTTCTACAAGCGCTTCGTGCGCGGCGAATGCGTGACGACCGATGCGCGCTCGGCCGAAATGACCAAGCTGGTCGAAAACGCGTTTCGCGACGTCAACATCGCCTTCGCCAACGAATTGTCGATCATTGCCGACAAGCAGGGGCTGGACGTGTGGGAAGTGATCCGCCTCGCCAATCGCCATCCGCGGGTGAACATCCTGCAGCCCGGACCGGGCGTGGGCGGGCACTGCATCGCGGTCGATCCATGGTTCATCGTCCACGGCGCGCCCGAGGATTCGCGCGTCATCCGCACCGCGCGCGAGGTGAACGATGCGAAGATGCACCATGTGCTGGAGCAGGCGAGCCGGATGATCGCCGATAATCCGGGCGTGCCGGTCGCCTGCCTCGGCCTCGCCTTCAAGGCCAATATCGACGATTTCCGCGAAAGCCCCGCGCGCTTCATCGCCGCCCGGCTGGCGCGCAAGTTCGGCGAGCGGGTCAATATCGTCGAGCCCTACGCACGCCAATTGCCCGTAGAATTCGGCGATACCGGTGCGCGGCTGGTCGATATCGACACCGCGCTCGAAACCTGCGGGATCCTGATCGTGCTCGTCGATCACGACCTGTTCCGCTCGATTCCCGCCGCCGAGCGCGCCGATGCACTGGTCTACGACACGCGGGGGATATGGGGCGGCGAACGGCGCTCCGAAGGCGGTCCTACCAGGCTCAGGCTCGCGAGCTAG
- a CDS encoding WcaI family glycosyltransferase, with the protein MKLLVLGINRTPEPIGIAPYSTEFARGMAENGHEVAMVAAQPYYPAWRVADGYSGKRWTRTVEDGVAVTRCPLYVPANPSGARRIVHHASFAASALAPTLRRARAMRPDVVFTVAPSLIAAPVALAAARASGAASWLHVQDFEVDAAIATGLMQPDGGVARRARAFEANLLKRFDKVSTISPRMCERLVEKGVAPERVYEFRNWADLEAIRPLDHPSSYRERWNITTPHVALYSGNLANKQGIEIVVEAAQRLAHRADEISFVVCGNGPSRDRIASETADLRNVQVHDLQPREMLNELMGLATIHLLPQVAGAADLVLPSKLTNQLASGRPVVATAAPGTGLAAEAEGCGIVTPPGDGPAFASAIEALVDDPSRHAAASRQARIRAEERWSRDAILSGVERELEAM; encoded by the coding sequence ATGAAACTGTTGGTTCTGGGCATCAATCGGACACCCGAGCCGATCGGCATCGCGCCTTACAGCACGGAATTCGCACGCGGGATGGCGGAGAACGGCCACGAGGTCGCGATGGTGGCCGCACAGCCCTACTACCCGGCATGGCGCGTGGCCGATGGCTATTCGGGCAAGCGCTGGACGCGAACCGTGGAGGATGGCGTCGCTGTCACACGGTGCCCGCTCTACGTGCCGGCAAATCCGAGTGGGGCCCGCCGGATCGTCCACCATGCCTCTTTCGCTGCGAGCGCGCTTGCACCCACGCTGCGACGCGCGCGCGCCATGAGGCCGGATGTGGTCTTCACCGTTGCCCCGTCGCTGATCGCCGCGCCGGTGGCACTCGCGGCCGCCCGTGCTTCGGGTGCGGCTAGCTGGTTGCACGTGCAGGATTTCGAAGTCGACGCAGCCATCGCGACCGGGCTCATGCAGCCCGACGGCGGGGTCGCGCGCCGCGCTCGGGCGTTCGAGGCAAACCTGCTGAAAAGGTTCGACAAGGTCAGCACGATTTCCCCGCGGATGTGCGAGCGGCTGGTGGAGAAGGGCGTCGCCCCCGAGCGCGTATACGAGTTTCGTAACTGGGCCGATCTCGAGGCGATCCGCCCGCTCGATCACCCATCGTCGTATCGCGAGCGCTGGAACATCACCACGCCGCACGTGGCGCTCTATTCGGGCAACCTGGCGAACAAGCAGGGGATCGAGATCGTGGTCGAAGCGGCCCAGCGTCTCGCCCACCGCGCCGACGAGATCAGCTTCGTTGTCTGCGGCAACGGGCCGAGCCGGGATCGCATCGCGTCGGAAACCGCCGACCTGCGGAATGTGCAGGTCCACGACCTCCAGCCGCGCGAGATGCTCAACGAGCTGATGGGCCTCGCGACGATCCACCTGCTGCCGCAGGTTGCCGGAGCCGCCGATCTGGTCCTGCCGTCCAAGCTGACCAATCAGCTGGCATCGGGTCGCCCGGTGGTCGCGACGGCCGCCCCCGGAACGGGCCTGGCGGCGGAGGCGGAAGGCTGCGGTATCGTGACACCCCCCGGCGATGGTCCGGCTTTCGCGAGCGCGATCGAGGCCCTTGTCGACGATCCTTCGCGCCATGCGGCGGCATCGCGACAGGCGCGCATCCGCGCCGAAGAGCGCTGGTCGCGCGACGCGATCCTGAGCGGGGTGGAGCGCGAGCTCGAGGCAATGTGA
- a CDS encoding glycosyltransferase encodes MDRCEAVGAALEGRAHVVGVELAEASSTYAWSASGVGKNFEKRTLFPGATMETLSTVAIARALMSEVTRPATSAVFFAGYERPSHFAAAISARMRGVRTIVMLDSKYDDKPRKAWLETAKRGLMLPYSGGFASGRRSREYLHHLGLGHRLVTEGYDSVSIARVRHLAASIEPQPWDARPFLAVARFVPKKNLSLLLDAYALYCARVDRPRELQLCGGGPLEGELRQQAERLGIGEHVRFFGFVGPEKVAGLMRGALCLALPSVEEQWGLVINEALAFGLPLIVSPGIGATDTLALHGENALTVPPGDTSGWADALVRLGSDRELHDRLSARSAQLAPSGDVAAFVDGVRPHIADLVRNPL; translated from the coding sequence ATGGATCGCTGCGAAGCGGTGGGCGCGGCGTTGGAAGGGCGCGCCCATGTGGTCGGCGTCGAATTGGCCGAAGCCAGCTCGACCTATGCATGGTCGGCGAGCGGTGTCGGCAAGAACTTCGAGAAGCGCACGCTCTTTCCGGGCGCGACCATGGAGACACTGTCGACAGTCGCGATCGCCCGCGCGCTCATGTCCGAAGTAACCCGGCCGGCGACAAGCGCAGTATTTTTTGCAGGTTACGAGCGCCCGTCGCATTTCGCGGCAGCCATCAGCGCGCGAATGCGGGGCGTGCGAACCATCGTCATGCTCGATTCCAAATATGACGACAAGCCGCGCAAAGCCTGGCTGGAGACGGCGAAGAGAGGGCTTATGCTGCCCTATTCGGGCGGGTTTGCTTCCGGGCGCCGTTCGCGCGAATATCTCCACCATCTCGGCCTCGGGCATCGCCTGGTAACCGAAGGATACGATTCCGTTTCCATCGCACGGGTCCGCCATCTTGCAGCTTCGATCGAGCCGCAGCCGTGGGATGCGAGGCCGTTCCTGGCCGTGGCACGCTTCGTACCGAAGAAGAACCTGTCGTTACTGCTGGATGCCTATGCGCTCTATTGCGCGCGCGTCGATCGCCCGAGGGAACTGCAGCTATGCGGCGGTGGACCCCTCGAAGGCGAATTGCGCCAGCAGGCCGAGCGGCTCGGCATCGGCGAGCATGTCCGCTTCTTCGGATTCGTAGGACCGGAGAAGGTTGCCGGTCTGATGCGGGGCGCATTGTGCCTCGCCCTTCCAAGTGTCGAGGAGCAGTGGGGGCTCGTGATCAACGAGGCCTTGGCCTTTGGCCTGCCCTTGATCGTGTCCCCCGGGATCGGCGCGACCGATACGCTCGCGCTGCATGGGGAAAACGCCCTTACGGTCCCCCCCGGCGACACGTCGGGCTGGGCCGATGCCCTTGTCCGGCTGGGATCGGACCGGGAATTGCACGATCGCCTTTCGGCCCGTTCCGCTCAGCTGGCACCGTCGGGAGATGTCGCGGCATTCGTCGACGGCGTCCGGCCGCACATCGCCGATCTGGTGCGCAACCCGCTCTGA
- a CDS encoding class I SAM-dependent methyltransferase: MRISVDKRPSVPWISYDAQALLDMRLNKSMRMLEYGSGMSTVWYAERVGHVVSIDDFHPWYEKVKANLESRGVQNVTYRYAEGVEDYCSPTEQERDGGFDFIMIDGSYRDTCAQKALELINPGGMIYLDNADRSHTDPRDGDAKLAREILLAHADKVGADIRWFTDFAPTQFAVTGGLLVTLPES; the protein is encoded by the coding sequence ATGCGGATCTCGGTCGACAAGCGCCCATCGGTACCGTGGATATCCTACGATGCGCAGGCTCTTCTCGATATGCGGCTCAACAAGTCGATGCGAATGCTCGAGTACGGCTCGGGCATGTCGACCGTGTGGTATGCCGAGCGCGTGGGCCACGTGGTATCGATCGATGACTTCCACCCCTGGTACGAAAAGGTGAAAGCCAATCTCGAGAGTCGGGGTGTGCAAAACGTAACCTATCGCTACGCCGAGGGTGTGGAAGACTATTGCTCCCCGACCGAGCAAGAACGCGACGGCGGGTTCGACTTCATCATGATCGATGGCAGCTATCGCGATACATGCGCGCAAAAGGCGCTCGAACTGATCAACCCCGGCGGAATGATCTACCTCGATAACGCGGACCGCAGTCATACCGATCCGCGCGACGGCGACGCGAAACTCGCTCGGGAAATCCTGCTGGCGCATGCGGACAAGGTCGGCGCGGACATACGCTGGTTCACGGATTTCGCTCCGACGCAATTCGCAGTCACTGGCGGATTGCTCGTTACTCTGCCCGAGTCGTGA
- a CDS encoding O-antigen polymerase, with protein MPQSLSTGVLSIVAALFALLALVASNDSAGGLFNDQTQIVLGAGFILTIVLLTIASVGDKIRLTLQITAIYFSIYLLLPGYNHHTINRFPFYGFSYPMEIRTTAALIVAVFLLILLASYYLSSKVANEPVIKKPVVIKENILLGVALTIISIASALYFIETVGLEYAFAIRSAEDTLGLEAAQAGVTVQLPRTLVVAPVIYGILLLAHHRTKSMALVMLAINLPIFLVLNFPLAIARFQLFGYFLLFLMLVIDFRRVSRRATISLGFIGGALVALPLADHFTRQGGTLADLDFRRLLSGYFSTGDFDGFQSINNAVVYVETVGFEFGRQFASAILFFVPRSIWSGKAEATGSITAEAAGYSFVNISQPLPSEFFVDFGWYGVVVGAALLGWCFFHLDRWFHNRWTLDIRTRLVAGLFLGFALILYRGSLLGVVAPIALLIPSLLAIWLFGTARLPSAVARPAPVGMNNAMQKA; from the coding sequence ATGCCCCAAAGCCTGTCGACCGGGGTCCTGAGTATCGTCGCAGCGCTATTCGCCTTGCTCGCACTTGTCGCGTCCAACGATAGTGCGGGGGGCCTATTCAACGATCAAACACAGATCGTGCTCGGCGCGGGCTTTATACTGACGATCGTTCTGCTGACGATTGCTTCGGTTGGCGACAAGATACGCCTCACCCTCCAGATCACTGCAATCTATTTTTCGATCTACCTCCTGCTTCCGGGTTACAACCACCACACGATCAATCGCTTCCCATTCTATGGCTTTTCCTACCCCATGGAGATCAGGACGACCGCTGCTCTGATTGTTGCGGTCTTTCTTTTGATCCTCCTTGCAAGTTACTACCTTTCCAGCAAGGTAGCGAACGAGCCTGTAATAAAGAAGCCCGTCGTAATTAAAGAAAATATCCTGCTCGGAGTTGCGCTGACGATTATCTCGATTGCTTCGGCGCTCTATTTCATCGAGACCGTCGGCCTGGAATATGCTTTCGCCATTCGATCTGCCGAGGATACACTTGGGTTGGAGGCCGCGCAGGCCGGTGTAACCGTCCAGTTGCCGCGGACGTTGGTTGTCGCTCCGGTGATATACGGGATTCTTTTGCTTGCACATCATCGCACGAAGAGCATGGCGCTCGTGATGCTGGCTATCAATCTGCCGATTTTCCTGGTTCTCAATTTTCCACTGGCGATCGCACGCTTTCAGCTTTTCGGCTACTTCCTGCTGTTTCTCATGCTGGTAATCGATTTTCGACGCGTCTCTCGCCGCGCGACCATCAGTCTCGGCTTCATCGGCGGCGCGCTTGTGGCCCTGCCGCTTGCCGATCACTTTACCCGCCAGGGCGGCACTTTGGCGGACCTCGATTTTCGTCGCTTGCTCTCGGGATATTTCAGCACCGGTGATTTCGACGGATTCCAGTCAATCAACAATGCGGTGGTGTATGTCGAAACGGTAGGCTTCGAGTTCGGACGACAATTTGCGTCCGCGATTCTGTTCTTTGTGCCGAGATCGATCTGGTCGGGAAAGGCGGAGGCTACGGGCTCGATCACTGCCGAAGCGGCCGGCTACAGCTTCGTGAACATATCGCAACCGCTGCCCAGCGAATTCTTTGTCGATTTCGGTTGGTATGGCGTCGTCGTGGGGGCGGCATTGCTGGGATGGTGCTTCTTCCACCTCGACCGGTGGTTTCACAATCGTTGGACGTTGGATATCCGTACGCGGCTTGTTGCCGGGCTTTTCCTCGGTTTCGCTCTCATCCTCTACCGCGGAAGTCTTCTCGGGGTCGTGGCACCGATCGCGTTGCTCATCCCGAGCCTCCTCGCGATTTGGCTATTCGGAACGGCGCGGCTTCCATCCGCAGTGGCGAGGCCCGCACCGGTGGGCATGAACAACGCGATGCAAAAGGCATGA